In Pongo abelii isolate AG06213 chromosome 5, NHGRI_mPonAbe1-v2.0_pri, whole genome shotgun sequence, a single genomic region encodes these proteins:
- the ZBTB12 gene encoding zinc finger and BTB domain-containing protein 12, with protein MASGVEVLRFQLPGHEAATLRNMNQLRAEERFCDVTIVADSLKFRGHKVILAACSPFLRDQFLLNPSSELQVSLMHSARIVADLLLSCYTGALEFAVRDIVNYLTAASYLQMEHVVEKCRNALSQFIEPKIGLKEDGVSETSLVSSVSATKSLLPPARTPKPAPKPPPPPPLPPPLLRPVKLEFPLDEDLELKAEDEDEDEDEDVSDICIVKVESALEVAHRLKPPGGLGGGLGIGGSVGGHLGELAQSSVPPSTVAPPQGVVKACYSLSEDAEGEGLLLIPGGRASVGATSGLVEAAAVAMAARGAGGSLGAGGSRGPLPGGFSGGNPLKNIKCTKCPEVFQGVEKLVFHMRAQHFIFMCPRCGKQFNHSSNLNRHMNVHRGVKSHSCGICGKCFTQKSTLHDHLNLHSGARPYRCSYCDVRFAHKPAIRRHLKEQHGKTTAENVLEASVAEINVLIR; from the coding sequence ATGGCCTCTGGGGTGGAAGTCCTGCGCTTCCAGCTGCCCGGCCACGAGGCCGCTACGCTACGGAACATGAACCAGCTCCGGGCAGAGGAGCGGTTCTGCGACGTGACCATTGTGGCCGACAGCCTCAAGTTTCGAGGCCACAAGGTCATCTTGGCCGCCTGCTCACCGTTCCTGCGGGACCAGTTCCTGCTGAACCCCAGCTCGGAGCTGCAGGTCTCCCTGATGCACAGTGCACGCATCGTGGCCGACCTGCTCCTCTCCTGCTACACGGGCGCCCTGGAATTCGCTGTTAGGGACATCGTCAACTACCTTACAGCCGCCTCCTACCTGCAGATGGAGCACGTGGTGGAGAAATGCCGGAATGCCCTCAGCCAGTTCATTGAgcccaaaataggcctcaaagaggaTGGGGTCAGTGAGACCAGCCTTGTGAGCAGCGTCAGCGCCACCaagtccctcctccctccagccaGGACCCCAAAGCCAGCCCcgaagcccccacccccacctcctctaCCCCCTCCACTCCTGCGGCCAGTGAAGCTGGAGTTCCCACTGGATGAGGACTTGGAGCTGAAAGCcgaggatgaggatgaggatgaggatgaggacGTGTCTGACATCTGCATCGTCAAGGTGGAGTCGGCCCTGGAGGTGGCACACCGGCTCAAACCCCCTGGAGGCCTGGGAGGGGGTCTGGGCATTGGAGGCTCCGTGGGTGGCCACCTTGGGGAGCTGGCCCAGAGCAGCGTGCCCCCCAGCACTGTAGCCCCACCGCAGGGTGTGGTGAAGGCCTGCTATAGCCTGTCAGAAGATGCAGAAGGGGAGGGCCTGCTGTTGATTCCCGGAGGCCGGGCCAGCGTGGGGGCCACCTCGGGCCTGGTGGAAGCAGCAGCGGTGGCCATGGCTGCccggggggcggggggcagcCTGGGGGCGGGGGGCAGCCGGGGACCCCTGCCTGGGGGCTTCTCAGGTGGAAACCCCTTAAAGAACATCAAGTGCACCAAGTGCCCGGAAGTGTTCCAGGGCGTGGAGAAGCTGGTCTTCCACATGCGGGCACAGCACTTCATCTTCATGTGCCCTCGCTGTGGCAAGCAGTTCAACCACAGCAGCAACCTCAACCGCCACATGAACGTGCATCGTGGTGTCAAGTCACACTCGTGCGGCATCTGCGGCAAGTGCTTCACACAGAAGTCCACCCTTCACGACCACCTCAACCTGCACTCAGGAGCGCGGCCCTACCGCTGCTCCTACTGCGACGTGCGCTTCGCCCACAAGCCTGCCATTAGGCGGCACCTCAAGGAGCAACACGGCAAGACCACGGCCGAGAACGTGCTGGAGGCCAGTGTGGCCGAGATCAACGTCCTCATCCGCTAG